A single region of the Cyanobacteria bacterium FACHB-DQ100 genome encodes:
- a CDS encoding glutathione S-transferase family protein yields the protein MTAPLSWTELEALTDFQPDPIDGLTNAQSRLRLFGQAESEVRVTLYRDYHAWCPYCQKIWLWLEEKQIPYRIEKVTMFCYGEKESWYKRKVPSGMLPAIELDGRIITESDDILMALEQKFGVLTLGMEDPRVKPLRWLERLLFRAWCNWLCYPSMSAREEQRKREKFIEVMAQVEVALAQTPGAYFLEEFSTVDVIFTPYVERMNASLYYYKGYSMREENPRFKAWFDAMETRSTYRGTQSDFHTHVHDLPPQMGGCWENGEPQMRINKARVDQGSWFELPDVAYPEPENSRQEALYRVIKHRSNIIRVNPAPDELMDEALRSALTRMMTGRACVPPSGADVALRYLRDRISVPRDMSIYAAKRLRTALEETAALVGSGQGLPIPVKHRRDQDPANFAKR from the coding sequence ATGACCGCTCCCCTAAGCTGGACAGAACTCGAAGCCCTCACCGACTTTCAACCCGACCCGATCGACGGTTTAACGAATGCTCAATCCCGATTACGCCTGTTTGGACAGGCTGAATCGGAGGTGCGCGTGACGCTTTATCGTGACTATCATGCCTGGTGTCCCTACTGCCAGAAAATTTGGCTATGGCTAGAAGAAAAGCAAATCCCGTACCGCATCGAAAAAGTGACGATGTTCTGCTACGGCGAGAAAGAAAGCTGGTACAAGCGGAAAGTGCCATCGGGAATGCTGCCTGCGATCGAGCTTGACGGGCGCATCATCACCGAAAGCGACGATATTCTAATGGCGCTGGAACAAAAGTTCGGTGTTCTGACCTTGGGGATGGAAGATCCGAGAGTGAAGCCGTTGCGCTGGTTAGAGCGACTTTTATTTCGAGCATGGTGCAATTGGCTATGCTATCCATCGATGTCAGCGCGCGAGGAACAGCGCAAGCGTGAAAAGTTTATCGAGGTGATGGCACAGGTCGAAGTAGCCCTCGCTCAAACGCCAGGAGCTTACTTTTTAGAAGAATTCAGTACGGTGGATGTGATTTTCACGCCGTATGTCGAACGCATGAATGCAAGCCTTTATTACTACAAGGGCTACTCGATGCGCGAGGAAAATCCGCGATTTAAAGCGTGGTTTGATGCGATGGAAACTCGATCGACCTATCGTGGCACTCAGAGCGATTTTCACACGCACGTCCATGATTTGCCGCCGCAGATGGGGGGATGCTGGGAAAATGGCGAACCGCAGATGCGGATCAATAAAGCGCGAGTGGATCAAGGGTCTTGGTTTGAGTTACCGGATGTGGCTTATCCAGAACCGGAGAACTCTCGTCAAGAGGCGTTGTATCGCGTAATCAAGCATCGATCGAACATTATTCGCGTCAATCCTGCGCCGGATGAATTAATGGATGAAGCACTGCGTTCTGCCTTAACTCGAATGATGACGGGTCGCGCGTGTGTCCCGCCATCGGGTGCAGATGTGGCGCTGCGGTATTTGCGCGATCGCATTAGTGTGCCGCGGGATATGTCGATTTATGCTGCGAAGCGACTGAGAACGGCGTTAGAGGAAACCGCTGCCCTAGTTGGCAGCGGTCAAGGCCTACCGATTCCGGTGAAGCATCGACGTGACCAAGATCCGGCGAACTTTGCCAAACGATAA
- a CDS encoding DUF2752 domain-containing protein, producing the protein MLSSLVRSRQLCVILAATATVHFGLILLGLPSWQCPIRYGLGIPCPGCGLSRATLELLHGHFDHALRIHAFAPIVVGIGGLVLAAIVLPKSNYIKFVSIVDRIERRTGITIVLLSSALIYWLIRLFFFTKEFYQLVL; encoded by the coding sequence ATGCTGTCTTCACTGGTACGATCGCGCCAACTCTGTGTGATTCTTGCAGCTACGGCAACCGTTCATTTCGGACTGATTCTACTCGGTTTACCAAGCTGGCAATGCCCGATCCGGTATGGGCTGGGTATTCCCTGTCCGGGCTGTGGACTCTCGCGCGCCACCTTAGAACTCTTACACGGTCACTTTGATCATGCCTTGAGAATTCATGCCTTTGCACCGATCGTGGTCGGTATAGGGGGATTAGTTTTAGCCGCGATCGTGCTGCCAAAATCAAACTACATCAAGTTTGTAAGCATTGTCGATCGCATTGAGCGGCGCACTGGAATTACGATCGTGCTTCTCAGTAGTGCCTTGATATATTGGCTGATTCGATTGTTCTTTTTTACAAAGGAGTTTTATCAATTAGTTCTGTAA
- the ppk1 gene encoding polyphosphate kinase 1, with amino-acid sequence MRRRKQATVEPDLSDPQFFFNRELSWIEFNNRVLHEAFDPRTPLIERLKFLAIFSSNLDEYFMVRVAAFKEQVEAQVSRLSSDGRTPQEQLTLINERLRPLVAKQHRHFEEALRPQMVAQGIYLLDYIDLSQEQRAYLHRYFESQVFPVLTPLAIDPGHPFPYISNLSLNLAVVIKDSVTDEELFARVKVPRVLPRFIPLPIETQDLPTSVAKSRATIWAGVPLEQVIAHNLEALFPGMNIQEYHPFRITRNGDLDVEEDETDDLLIAIEEELRKRRVGGSVVRMEINPSMPQHIRSMLLEEMELTSDDIYEIDGLLCLKDLFTLTGLPLPELKDPPWNPVTHPKLRRVAEVPVTEALTHDENFFAVVRRQDILVHHPYYSFSRSVQRFIEEAAYDPDVLAIKMTLYRTSGDSPIVQALIAAAENGIQVAALVELKARFDEANNISWAKKLESAGVHVVYGLVGLKTHTKLVLVVRREEGRIRRYVHIGTGNYNPKTARLYTDLGIFSCREELGADLTDLFNYLTGYSRQQSYRKLLVAPVNLRDRMLSFIDREIEHQRNGGQGRIVAKMNALVDPRLITALYEASQAGVQIDLIVRGICCLRPGLKDISENIRVVSIVGRFLEHARIFYFSNNGDSEVYIGSADWMPRNLDRRVEAVVLVDEPALSQDLQEILGIMLADNRHAWDLQPDGKYIQRQPQADQPEQSSQRIFMDMAQQQARE; translated from the coding sequence ATGCGACGACGCAAGCAGGCAACGGTAGAACCCGATTTGAGCGATCCACAGTTTTTTTTCAATCGAGAACTAAGCTGGATCGAATTTAACAATCGGGTGCTGCATGAAGCATTTGACCCCCGCACACCCTTGATCGAGCGGCTCAAGTTTCTAGCGATCTTTAGCTCAAACTTGGACGAATATTTTATGGTGCGAGTGGCAGCCTTCAAGGAACAAGTCGAGGCGCAAGTCAGTCGCCTCAGTTCAGACGGTCGCACACCCCAAGAACAATTAACGTTAATCAACGAGCGATTGCGTCCCCTTGTGGCAAAGCAACATCGTCATTTTGAGGAAGCGCTGCGTCCTCAGATGGTCGCTCAGGGCATTTATCTTCTGGATTACATCGATTTAAGCCAGGAACAACGCGCTTATTTACACCGGTATTTTGAATCTCAAGTCTTTCCGGTTCTGACTCCGCTTGCGATCGACCCTGGACACCCGTTTCCTTATATTTCTAATCTCAGTTTGAATTTAGCCGTTGTCATTAAAGACAGCGTGACCGATGAGGAACTGTTTGCGCGAGTGAAAGTTCCGAGGGTGCTGCCGCGCTTTATTCCATTGCCGATCGAAACTCAGGATCTCCCCACTTCCGTTGCAAAAAGTCGCGCCACAATTTGGGCAGGCGTTCCGCTTGAACAAGTGATCGCCCATAATCTGGAAGCTTTGTTTCCGGGGATGAACATTCAGGAATATCATCCGTTTCGGATTACGCGCAACGGGGATTTGGATGTTGAGGAAGACGAAACCGACGATTTGCTGATCGCGATCGAGGAAGAACTGCGAAAACGCCGCGTTGGGGGTTCGGTGGTGCGGATGGAAATTAATCCATCCATGCCGCAGCACATTCGATCGATGCTGCTCGAAGAAATGGAACTCACTTCTGATGATATTTACGAAATTGACGGGCTTCTGTGTCTGAAGGATTTGTTTACCCTCACAGGTTTACCGCTTCCAGAACTCAAAGATCCGCCTTGGAATCCCGTAACGCACCCGAAACTAAGACGAGTTGCAGAAGTTCCTGTGACAGAGGCGCTGACGCACGATGAAAACTTTTTTGCGGTGGTTCGTCGTCAAGATATCCTAGTGCATCACCCGTATTATTCGTTTTCTCGCAGCGTGCAGCGCTTTATCGAGGAAGCGGCTTACGATCCGGATGTGCTTGCAATCAAGATGACGCTTTATCGCACATCGGGAGATTCACCGATCGTTCAAGCCCTGATTGCTGCTGCCGAAAACGGAATTCAAGTGGCGGCTCTAGTCGAACTTAAAGCCCGCTTTGATGAAGCCAATAACATTAGCTGGGCAAAGAAACTAGAAAGCGCAGGCGTTCACGTTGTTTATGGGTTAGTCGGGCTAAAAACGCATACTAAATTGGTGTTAGTGGTGCGGCGCGAAGAGGGGCGTATCCGGCGATATGTGCATATTGGCACAGGTAATTACAATCCGAAAACTGCCCGGCTCTACACAGATTTAGGCATCTTTAGCTGTCGTGAAGAGCTAGGAGCCGATTTAACGGATTTGTTTAACTATCTCACCGGATATTCGCGCCAACAGTCTTATCGCAAGCTACTGGTTGCGCCAGTGAATTTGCGCGATCGCATGTTGAGCTTTATTGATCGTGAAATTGAACATCAGCGCAACGGTGGACAAGGGCGGATTGTTGCCAAAATGAATGCCTTAGTTGATCCACGGCTAATTACTGCACTCTATGAAGCATCTCAAGCTGGAGTTCAGATTGATTTGATCGTGCGCGGAATTTGCTGTCTGCGTCCAGGATTAAAAGACATCAGCGAGAATATTCGCGTGGTCAGCATTGTGGGACGCTTTCTCGAACACGCTCGAATTTTCTACTTCAGCAACAATGGCGACTCTGAAGTTTATATCGGAAGTGCGGATTGGATGCCGCGAAACCTCGATCGTCGAGTTGAAGCAGTCGTTCTAGTCGATGAGCCTGCCCTTTCTCAAGATCTGCAAGAGATCCTGGGGATTATGCTGGCAGATAATCGCCACGCTTGGGATTTGCAGCCGGATGGCAAATACATACAGCGACAGCCCCAAGCGGATCAGCCCGAACAAAGTTCGCAGCGCATTTTCATGGACATGGCGCAGCAACAAGCTAGAGAGTGA
- a CDS encoding CHAT domain-containing protein, with protein sequence MNQEFYISVTPVRGDEYWVRTERVSPGVPLAEELVTWQVEEWLEQARHLMHDPLLGILRGRMRSGQLAMGGDGFSSNLVELGQTLYNALFQGTIRDSWMTAQGIAQNRREGLRLRLGLKGDRLPRLPWEVLYAGARPLATGTDVVFSRYQAAFAPMGTILQPHRSIELDPNQPLRILMVLAAPTDQEVLELRREADHLRDELQRDRQTNGEIDLTILDQPGREQLTQALEQGHYQVLHYAGHSNLGMSGGDLYLVSDRTGLTEVLSGDDLAGLLVNNGVRMAVFNSCRGVYTATADPANETESSNLTEALLKRGMPAVLAMAERIPDDVALTLSRLFYRNLRQRSPIDLSLSRARQGLLSSYGSDQLYWALPILYLHPDFDGYLQPAAPTPLADSLENSQLVASTFSINASAIGDPLDLEDESFSNLDFDEPEDSDRQAILEMLREIRDPEENPFLPTQETQPFFESLSVNTDESQLHTAEDCLTLGRLRAQNRDFSGAVVAYGRAIELDPHCAEAFSEMGTALEQLGSPTEAIVAYKMALQYEPSLSDARRHLQRLEAAHHLAPTQQVTPPTAPTPDLHVEDIKITEEPIVDRIFGTRKSRPARRHPWLVLGISGAVAAVLGVVGFSAWRASTPPPSQLIDAVRELDQPVGANPSRANILVSTATRSFAQGDLRSGQDAIEELLSQGQLAAADSAFQNVPPDKLDNPAVAFLRGRIAWQSVQQRKSSYSLDDAQNYFETALKGNRTPQVLNALGFVYYSQGNADRAGRSWLNAAKLAREIGGAAKREELTAQAGLALAFNKEAQTQKGNARNQSRQRAVALRDRVSDEAPEQFQIKALSQNWYWSESAIADWRKLMAIK encoded by the coding sequence GTGAATCAGGAATTCTACATTTCCGTCACGCCAGTGCGAGGCGATGAATATTGGGTGAGAACCGAGCGCGTTTCACCGGGAGTGCCGCTGGCAGAAGAACTGGTCACTTGGCAAGTCGAAGAGTGGCTGGAACAAGCTCGCCATTTGATGCACGATCCGCTGTTGGGGATTTTGCGCGGACGAATGCGATCGGGTCAATTGGCAATGGGTGGCGACGGTTTTTCCTCCAACCTAGTGGAATTGGGACAAACGCTCTACAATGCGCTATTTCAAGGCACGATTCGCGATAGCTGGATGACCGCGCAGGGAATCGCTCAGAATCGACGCGAAGGCTTGCGCTTGCGGTTAGGGCTGAAGGGCGATCGCTTGCCGCGTTTACCGTGGGAAGTGCTGTATGCCGGAGCGCGACCCTTGGCAACGGGAACCGATGTCGTATTTTCGCGCTATCAGGCTGCTTTTGCACCCATGGGAACGATTTTGCAGCCGCATCGCTCGATCGAGCTTGACCCAAACCAACCGCTGAGAATTCTGATGGTATTGGCGGCTCCGACCGATCAAGAAGTGCTGGAACTGCGGCGAGAAGCAGATCACCTGCGCGATGAACTGCAACGCGATCGACAAACGAACGGCGAAATTGATCTAACCATCCTGGATCAACCCGGACGCGAACAGTTGACCCAAGCTTTGGAACAAGGGCATTACCAAGTGCTGCATTATGCTGGACACAGCAATTTAGGCATGTCTGGGGGAGATTTGTATCTGGTGAGCGATCGTACCGGATTAACCGAGGTGCTGAGCGGTGATGATCTTGCCGGATTGCTCGTTAACAATGGAGTACGCATGGCGGTATTTAATTCCTGTCGCGGCGTATATACAGCAACGGCTGATCCCGCAAACGAAACTGAGTCGAGCAATCTGACCGAAGCGCTATTGAAGCGAGGAATGCCGGCAGTGCTGGCAATGGCGGAACGCATCCCCGATGATGTGGCATTGACGCTCAGCCGCTTGTTTTACCGCAATTTGAGGCAGCGATCCCCGATTGATCTCAGTCTGAGTCGGGCGCGGCAGGGATTGCTGTCGTCTTACGGCTCGGATCAGTTGTATTGGGCATTGCCGATCTTGTATTTGCATCCCGATTTCGACGGCTACCTCCAGCCCGCTGCCCCAACACCGTTAGCCGACTCACTGGAAAATTCGCAACTGGTTGCTTCAACCTTTAGCATCAATGCCAGCGCGATCGGTGATCCGCTCGATCTCGAAGATGAATCGTTCTCGAATCTAGACTTTGACGAGCCGGAAGACAGCGATCGACAAGCCATTCTGGAAATGCTGAGGGAAATTCGTGACCCCGAAGAGAATCCCTTTTTGCCAACGCAAGAGACGCAACCGTTCTTTGAATCGCTCTCTGTTAATACTGATGAATCCCAGCTTCACACTGCAGAAGACTGTCTAACGCTCGGCAGGCTGCGAGCGCAAAACCGAGATTTCAGTGGAGCCGTGGTCGCTTATGGACGAGCGATCGAGCTTGATCCCCACTGTGCAGAGGCGTTTAGCGAAATGGGAACGGCTTTAGAGCAGTTGGGTAGCCCAACTGAGGCGATCGTGGCTTATAAAATGGCACTGCAATATGAGCCAAGTTTAAGTGATGCCCGTCGCCATCTTCAGCGCTTAGAAGCGGCACACCATCTCGCTCCGACGCAGCAGGTCACTCCCCCCACCGCTCCCACTCCCGACCTGCACGTTGAAGATATCAAGATCACCGAAGAACCGATCGTCGATCGCATCTTTGGCACTCGAAAATCCAGACCTGCACGCCGCCACCCTTGGCTGGTGCTAGGAATTTCGGGGGCGGTAGCTGCGGTTTTAGGCGTAGTCGGCTTCTCTGCTTGGCGGGCTTCGACTCCGCCACCCAGCCAGTTGATTGATGCAGTGCGTGAGCTAGATCAGCCCGTCGGAGCGAATCCGAGTCGAGCGAATATCTTAGTCTCAACCGCGACTCGGAGCTTTGCTCAAGGTGATTTGCGTTCTGGGCAAGATGCGATCGAGGAGTTGCTGAGCCAAGGACAGCTTGCGGCTGCCGATTCTGCATTTCAGAATGTGCCCCCCGATAAATTAGACAATCCAGCCGTGGCATTTTTGCGCGGTCGAATTGCGTGGCAGTCGGTGCAGCAGCGTAAGAGCAGCTACAGCTTAGATGATGCTCAAAATTATTTTGAAACGGCGCTGAAAGGCAATCGAACGCCTCAAGTTCTGAATGCTTTGGGCTTTGTTTATTATTCTCAAGGCAATGCCGATCGTGCAGGTCGGAGTTGGCTGAATGCGGCGAAACTTGCGAGAGAAATTGGAGGCGCGGCAAAACGCGAGGAACTGACGGCACAGGCAGGACTCGCACTTGCGTTTAATAAAGAGGCTCAAACTCAAAAGGGCAATGCACGTAATCAATCCAGACAGCGGGCGGTTGCATTGCGCGATCGAGTCTCGGACGAAGCTCCGGAGCAGTTTCAAATCAAAGCCCTCAGCCAAAACTGGTATTGGAGTGAAAGCGCGATCGCAGACTGGAGAAAGCTGATGGCGATTAAGTAG
- a CDS encoding sigma-70 family RNA polymerase sigma factor, with protein sequence MATKLPTDSLPIDAVVTESDIDFSELASLENEDLSPEGLAKSLRGKASEYLGLSDDSVGMFLREMARYPLLTQAEEIELAREITKGGIVGERAKRKLVRANLRLVVSIAKKYLNRGVPFLDLIQEGAMGLMRAAEKFDYERGYKFSTYAYWWIRQGITRAIASQSRTVRLPVHMVEKLNQVRKVRQLLSQELGRKPTKKELAGALDMEEDKLEQVLDVSQRTLSLHAWVGRDEDTELMQLIEDADNVAPNDNLDHKLLVDRLNSVLDHLSDREREIIKLRFGLTDGQHYTLSEIGQLYDLSRERVRQIQAKAMRKLRHPRRQALLKDWM encoded by the coding sequence ATGGCAACCAAATTACCCACTGACTCTCTCCCGATCGACGCAGTTGTAACCGAAAGCGATATCGATTTCTCTGAACTCGCATCGCTCGAAAACGAAGATCTTTCACCCGAAGGTTTAGCAAAATCGCTGAGAGGAAAAGCCAGCGAATATCTAGGATTGTCCGATGATTCGGTTGGAATGTTTCTGAGGGAAATGGCAAGATATCCGCTGCTGACTCAAGCTGAAGAAATTGAATTGGCGCGAGAAATTACCAAAGGTGGAATTGTTGGAGAACGAGCAAAGCGAAAATTAGTTCGAGCGAATCTGCGCTTAGTCGTGTCAATTGCCAAAAAATATCTCAATCGGGGAGTTCCTTTCTTAGATTTGATTCAAGAAGGGGCAATGGGTTTAATGAGAGCCGCAGAAAAATTTGACTACGAACGCGGCTACAAGTTTTCAACTTATGCGTACTGGTGGATTCGCCAAGGAATTACCCGCGCCATTGCGTCTCAATCTAGAACGGTTCGCTTACCCGTTCACATGGTCGAAAAGCTGAATCAAGTTCGCAAAGTGCGTCAACTGCTATCTCAAGAACTCGGTCGTAAACCGACAAAGAAAGAGCTAGCTGGTGCGCTCGATATGGAAGAAGATAAGTTAGAGCAGGTTCTAGACGTGAGCCAGCGCACCTTATCGCTTCATGCCTGGGTGGGACGCGATGAAGATACGGAACTTATGCAACTAATCGAAGATGCGGATAATGTTGCGCCGAACGATAACTTAGACCACAAACTCTTGGTCGATCGCCTCAACTCGGTGCTGGATCACCTCAGCGATCGAGAGCGCGAAATCATCAAACTGCGGTTTGGTCTCACCGATGGTCAACACTATACCTTGAGTGAAATTGGTCAGCTTTATGATCTCTCGCGTGAGCGAGTGCGGCAGATTCAGGCAAAAGCGATGAGAAAGCTGCGTCATCCTCGTCGCCAAGCCCTGCTGAAAGATTGGATGTGA
- a CDS encoding response regulator transcription factor encodes MLSSECKVLRVLIVDDHELTRFSLKLALQRQEGIELVGLASNGQEAVEMANRHCPDVIVLDLQMPVMDGLSASTQIKSAHPNVKILAYSSLEDPQTEVMLQTAKVDAFCKKETTVQDLIAIVNELGEQANQPRSF; translated from the coding sequence ATGCTGTCTAGTGAGTGCAAAGTGTTGCGTGTTTTAATTGTCGATGATCATGAACTGACCCGCTTTAGCCTGAAGTTGGCACTCCAACGTCAGGAAGGAATTGAGCTAGTGGGTCTTGCTAGCAACGGTCAAGAAGCCGTTGAAATGGCGAATCGTCATTGCCCAGACGTAATTGTTTTGGATTTGCAGATGCCTGTGATGGATGGGCTGAGTGCCTCAACTCAGATTAAGAGCGCTCATCCAAATGTCAAGATTTTGGCGTATTCTTCGCTCGAAGATCCGCAGACTGAGGTAATGCTGCAAACGGCGAAAGTCGATGCGTTTTGCAAAAAGGAAACCACAGTTCAAGATCTAATCGCGATCGTGAATGAACTCGGAGAACAAGCGAACCAGCCTCGCAGTTTTTAG
- a CDS encoding DUF1232 domain-containing protein has translation MKFYDWYRTLVRNSKYRWLVIAGTLLYLFSPIDLLPDFVPLIGQIDDTVILGLLVAEVSSMLMDRLKAQKETTNAAVDGKPTAEAVDVEATTVR, from the coding sequence ATGAAATTCTACGACTGGTATCGCACTCTTGTTCGCAACTCTAAATACCGCTGGTTAGTGATTGCTGGCACTTTGCTCTATTTGTTTAGCCCGATCGACCTTTTGCCCGACTTTGTTCCGCTAATCGGACAGATTGACGACACGGTGATTTTAGGGCTTCTGGTTGCTGAAGTCTCTTCGATGCTGATGGATCGCCTGAAAGCCCAGAAAGAAACGACCAACGCCGCCGTCGATGGTAAGCCGACCGCAGAAGCTGTTGATGTCGAAGCGACGACCGTTCGATAA
- a CDS encoding DUF429 domain-containing protein gives MRCLGIDLGWSSNPSGLCCLELVDRTLTLLDLRRESSIDNILAWVDQQAPDCAIVAVDAPTLIPNQTGMRLPDRLAHKHFGRYHAGCYPANLGLPFADRTVGVGLSLEARGFEHAPTIEPQHPGRYQIEVFPHPAMVNLFQLSQILKYKKGTIAQRKPELEKLRQFILERLPQIEPRLKLETLPSIPNKGTELKAVEDQFDSLICAYVAAYWWYWGTEKNMVLGDRASGYIVVPSPLT, from the coding sequence GTGAGATGTCTCGGAATTGATTTAGGCTGGAGTTCAAATCCTAGCGGCTTGTGCTGTTTAGAGCTGGTCGATCGAACCTTAACGCTGCTAGACCTGCGGCGAGAGAGTTCGATCGACAACATTCTTGCCTGGGTGGATCAGCAGGCTCCAGATTGTGCGATCGTTGCCGTTGATGCACCGACCCTTATTCCGAATCAAACTGGAATGCGACTTCCCGATCGTTTAGCTCACAAACACTTCGGGCGCTACCACGCAGGCTGTTATCCAGCAAACTTAGGGCTGCCGTTTGCCGATCGTACCGTTGGCGTCGGGCTGAGCTTAGAAGCGCGGGGATTTGAACACGCGCCGACGATCGAGCCACAGCATCCGGGGCGCTATCAAATCGAAGTGTTTCCGCATCCTGCAATGGTGAATTTATTTCAACTGAGTCAAATCCTGAAATACAAAAAAGGCACGATCGCACAGCGCAAACCGGAACTCGAAAAATTACGCCAGTTCATCCTAGAGCGATTACCTCAGATTGAACCGCGATTAAAGTTAGAAACACTGCCCAGCATTCCAAACAAAGGAACTGAACTCAAAGCAGTTGAAGATCAGTTCGATAGTTTGATTTGTGCGTATGTAGCTGCCTACTGGTGGTACTGGGGAACCGAAAAAAATATGGTGTTGGGCGATCGTGCATCCGGGTATATTGTGGTTCCATCGCCGTTGACTTAA
- a CDS encoding superoxide dismutase, with translation MAFTQAPLPFAKDALEPYGMKAETFDYHYGKHHAAYVTNLNKLVEGTPMESMALEDVIKQAYGDSSKTGVFNNAAQVWNHTFFWNCLKAGGGGAPTGELAAKIDAAFGSYDKFKEEFSNAATTQFGSGWAWLVEENGTLKITKTPNAENPLVHGQKPLLTLDVWEHAYYLDYQNARPAFIKNFLDNLVNWDFVAQNLAA, from the coding sequence ATGGCATTCACACAAGCTCCCTTACCTTTTGCAAAAGATGCCCTTGAGCCATATGGCATGAAGGCAGAAACGTTTGACTATCACTATGGCAAGCACCATGCCGCTTATGTCACCAACTTAAACAAACTGGTGGAAGGCACACCGATGGAGAGCATGGCGCTAGAAGATGTGATCAAGCAGGCGTATGGCGATTCGTCGAAGACTGGCGTTTTTAACAACGCAGCCCAGGTTTGGAACCACACCTTTTTCTGGAACTGCCTCAAAGCAGGCGGTGGTGGCGCTCCTACAGGCGAACTGGCTGCAAAAATCGATGCGGCTTTCGGCAGCTATGACAAGTTCAAAGAAGAGTTCAGCAATGCTGCAACAACTCAGTTTGGCAGCGGCTGGGCTTGGCTGGTCGAGGAGAACGGAACGCTGAAGATCACAAAGACTCCGAACGCAGAAAACCCCCTGGTTCACGGTCAAAAGCCCTTACTGACCCTGGATGTGTGGGAACACGCTTACTATCTTGACTACCAAAACGCTCGTCCTGCGTTTATCAAGAACTTCTTGGATAACTTGGTGAACTGGGATTTCGTGGCTCAGAATCTCGCAGCGTAA